From one Humulus lupulus chromosome 8, drHumLupu1.1, whole genome shotgun sequence genomic stretch:
- the LOC133794765 gene encoding uncharacterized protein LOC133794765: MPPPSQRHLAPAREQVALARTLPVPTPAVRVPVNAQDLEEIPDTFWGMVYETASYTVEHFYKANPKDLREIEARSPENVIESAVGMNLTVTLALYCSVARSRARNDELRGELQTAQAAAQVALATAQQQEQSAKAALTAAQEGEQAAQASLATVKAELVEARAKQLEAEAATKAEKVSSSSSMEAMLYHCWAFNQDGNFSFLAPEVWEPYLEKFKARLQHEPPSETGETSAVGEQETEEVTSSGHPGES, encoded by the exons ATGCCTCCACCTTCCCAACGACACCTAGCCCCTGCTCGGGAACAGGTGGCACTAGCTAGAACTCTGCCAGTCCCCACTCCCGCCGTGCGTGTCCCGGTTAATGCCCAAGATCTGGAGGAAATCCCAGACACCTTCTGGGGAATGGTCTATGAGActgcgagctatacggtggagcatttttacaaggccaatccgaaggacttgagggagatcgaggcgaggagccccgagaatgtcataGAGTCCGCggtggggatgaacctcacg GTGACTTTGGCCCTATACTGCAGCGTAGCTCGGTCTAGGGCCAGGAATGATGAGCTCAGGGGCgagctccagactgctcaggccgctGCCCAGGTCGCCCTCGCAactgctcaacaacaagagcaaagtgccaaggCTGCCTTGACGGCTGCCCAAGAAGGAGAGCAGGCTGCGCAGGCCTCCTTGGCCACTGTGAAGGCTGAGCTCGTGGAGGCCAGGGCAAAGCAGCTGGAGGCCGAGGCCGCCACCAAGGCAGAGAAGGtgtcctccagctcctccatggaggccatgctctaccactgctgggccttcaaccaggacggaAACTTCTCTTTCCTGGCCCCCGAGGTGTGGGAGCCTtatctcgagaagttcaaggctcgtcttcaacatgagccgccttctgagactggggagacctctGCTGTCGGCGAGCAAGAAACCGAGGAGGTGACTTCTTCGGGGCATCCTGGGGAGTcctag